From the genome of Bacteroides sp. MSB163, one region includes:
- a CDS encoding YqgE/AlgH family protein: MDTNTDIFKIETNHVLPSRGKVLISEPFLYDEMFGRSIILLVDHTLDGTMGLVLNKPLPLYLNDVLKEFKNVENIPIYKGGPLCTDTLFYLHTLKGVEDSLQIGKGFYLNGDFDAIRRYILEGNDITGKIRFFLGYSGWEHDQLCQEIKENTWLIGSTNIASLMDEKGSAELWKNVLGELGGKYQTWSRFPQIPTLN; the protein is encoded by the coding sequence ATGGATACTAACACAGACATATTCAAAATTGAAACGAACCACGTATTACCTTCACGTGGAAAAGTACTGATATCCGAACCTTTCCTCTATGACGAGATGTTCGGACGTTCTATTATCTTGCTGGTAGACCATACGCTGGATGGTACAATGGGATTGGTGCTGAACAAACCTCTCCCGTTATATCTCAACGACGTATTGAAAGAATTCAAAAATGTGGAAAATATACCTATTTATAAAGGCGGCCCGTTATGTACCGATACGCTGTTTTACCTTCATACACTAAAAGGTGTAGAAGATTCTCTGCAAATAGGAAAAGGATTCTATCTGAACGGAGATTTTGATGCCATCCGCCGTTATATTTTGGAAGGCAATGACATCACCGGAAAGATACGCTTCTTCTTGGGATATTCAGGCTGGGAACATGACCAGCTATGTCAGGAAATTAAAGAAAACACTTGGCTGATAGGATCGACAAACATCGCTTCCCTTATGGATGAAAAGGGAAGCGCAGAACTTTGGAAAAATGTTTTGGGAGAACTGGGAGGCAAATATCAAACATGGTCACGCTTCCCGCAGATACCCACATTGAACTAA
- a CDS encoding ATP-dependent helicase, with product MNANYIEELNEGQRAAVLYNEGPSLVIAGAGSGKTRVLTYKIAYLLENGYQPWNILALTFTNKAAREMKERIARQVGDQRARHLWMGTFHSIFLRILHAEAANIGFTSQFTIYDTADSKSLVRSIIKEMGLDEKVYKPGSVQARISNAKNHLVSPAGYASNKEAYEGDCAAKMPAVRDIYHRYWDRCRQADAMDFDDLLFYTFILFRDHPEVLVRYQEQFRYILVDEYQDTNYAQHSIVLQLAKDHQHVCVVGDDAQSIYSFRGADIDNILYFTKVYPNTKVFKLEQNYRSTQTIVCAANSLIEKNERQIRKEVFSEKEKGEAIGVFQAYSDVEEGDIVVNKIAELRRSEHYAYSDFAILYRTNAQSRVFEEAMRKRGMPYRIYGGLSFYQRKEIKDVIAYFRLVVNPNDEEAFKRIINYPARGIGDTTVGKIITAATENNISLWAVLCEPLTYGLNFNKGTHSKLQGFRELIGGFIEGVVEKNAYEIGTEIIRQSGIINDVCQDNSPENLSRKENIEELVNGMSDFCALRMEEGNPNISLTDFLSEVSLLTDQDSDNGDDEKITLMTVHSAKGLEFRNVFVVGMEENLFPSGMVGDSPRALEEERRLFYVAITRAEEHCFLSYARTRFRYGKMEFGSPSRFLKDIDVRFLRLSQDAGIGSSRSPHVRESLYNTEKETPQRSKQQIIAPSVPRNLKRVTPAISSSAPTSASVMAVQPGQLIEHERFGLGEVMKVEGQGDNAKATIHFKNAGDKQLLLRFARFKIIG from the coding sequence ATGAATGCGAATTATATCGAAGAATTGAATGAAGGACAGCGTGCTGCAGTGCTCTACAACGAGGGTCCGTCGCTGGTTATAGCCGGTGCAGGTTCCGGAAAGACACGGGTGCTGACCTACAAGATAGCATATTTGTTGGAGAATGGTTATCAGCCATGGAATATATTGGCTTTGACCTTTACCAATAAAGCTGCCCGTGAAATGAAAGAACGTATTGCCCGGCAGGTGGGAGATCAACGGGCACGTCATTTATGGATGGGTACGTTCCACTCCATATTTCTACGTATTCTGCATGCGGAAGCTGCGAATATTGGTTTTACCTCACAGTTTACTATCTATGATACGGCAGATAGTAAAAGTCTGGTACGCTCTATCATAAAAGAAATGGGGCTGGATGAGAAAGTCTACAAACCGGGTAGTGTGCAGGCACGCATCTCGAATGCGAAGAACCACTTGGTTTCTCCTGCGGGGTATGCCTCTAATAAGGAGGCTTATGAAGGTGATTGTGCTGCCAAGATGCCTGCGGTCCGGGATATTTACCATCGTTATTGGGATCGTTGCAGGCAGGCGGATGCCATGGATTTTGATGATTTGCTCTTTTATACTTTTATTCTCTTCAGAGATCATCCCGAAGTATTGGTACGCTATCAGGAACAGTTCCGCTATATTCTGGTAGATGAATATCAAGATACCAACTATGCCCAGCACAGCATTGTGTTGCAGTTGGCAAAGGATCACCAGCACGTGTGTGTGGTAGGGGATGATGCGCAGAGTATCTATTCTTTCCGGGGAGCAGATATTGACAATATATTGTATTTTACAAAAGTGTACCCCAATACGAAAGTATTCAAACTGGAACAGAACTATCGGTCTACGCAAACCATTGTCTGCGCTGCCAACAGCCTGATTGAAAAGAATGAGAGACAGATACGCAAGGAGGTCTTTTCTGAAAAGGAGAAAGGGGAAGCAATCGGTGTGTTTCAGGCATATAGTGATGTGGAAGAAGGAGATATTGTAGTCAATAAGATTGCTGAGTTGCGCCGTTCGGAGCATTACGCCTATTCTGATTTTGCCATACTTTATCGGACCAATGCGCAGAGCCGTGTATTTGAGGAAGCTATGCGTAAGCGGGGTATGCCTTATCGCATTTATGGTGGTCTATCCTTCTATCAACGTAAAGAGATTAAGGATGTGATAGCTTACTTCCGGCTGGTGGTCAATCCCAATGATGAAGAAGCATTCAAACGTATTATCAATTATCCGGCCCGTGGTATCGGAGATACGACGGTAGGTAAAATTATTACTGCTGCTACGGAAAACAATATCAGTCTTTGGGCTGTGCTTTGTGAGCCGCTGACATACGGATTGAATTTCAATAAAGGCACGCACTCTAAACTGCAAGGTTTCCGTGAACTGATTGGTGGATTTATAGAAGGGGTAGTGGAGAAGAATGCCTATGAGATTGGTACGGAAATCATCCGTCAGTCCGGTATTATTAATGATGTCTGCCAAGATAATTCACCGGAAAATCTTAGCCGCAAAGAGAATATTGAGGAATTAGTGAATGGTATGAGCGATTTCTGTGCTTTGCGCATGGAAGAGGGTAATCCGAATATTTCACTGACGGACTTTTTATCGGAAGTATCATTGCTGACTGATCAGGACTCGGACAATGGGGATGATGAGAAAATAACGCTTATGACCGTTCATTCTGCCAAAGGACTGGAATTTAGAAATGTATTTGTGGTGGGAATGGAAGAAAATCTTTTCCCCAGTGGTATGGTCGGAGATTCTCCCCGTGCGTTGGAAGAGGAGAGGCGTTTGTTTTATGTGGCTATCACTCGCGCGGAAGAACATTGTTTCCTTTCGTACGCACGTACTCGTTTCCGTTATGGGAAAATGGAATTTGGTAGTCCCAGTCGTTTTCTGAAAGATATCGACGTCCGCTTCCTCCGCTTGTCTCAGGACGCGGGGATTGGTAGTTCCCGTTCACCTCATGTTCGTGAATCATTGTATAATACGGAAAAAGAAACTCCGCAGCGTTCCAAACAGCAGATTATTGCTCCAAGTGTTCCGCGCAATCTGAAACGGGTGACTCCGGCAATCTCTTCCTCTGCACCCACCTCGGCTTCTGTAATGGCTGTGCAGCCGGGACAACTGATCGAGCATGAACGTTTCGGTCTGGGAGAAGTGATGAAAGTGGAAGGGCAGGGCGATAATGCCAAAGCTACCATTCATTTCAAAAATGCGGGCGACAAACAACTTTTATTGCGCTTTGCCCGTTTTAAGATCATTGGTTAA
- the yihA gene encoding ribosome biogenesis GTP-binding protein YihA/YsxC yields the protein MEITSAEFVISNTDVKKCPPGIFPEYAFIGRSNVGKSSLINMLTGRKGLAMTSATPGKTMLINHFLINKSWYIVDLPGYGYARRGQKGKSQIQRIIEDYILEREQMTNLFLLIDSRLEPQVIDIEFMGWLGEHGVPFSIVFTKGDKLKGGRLNTNIQQYLKKLKEQWEELPPYFVTSSENRMGKKELLDYIESINKELNTK from the coding sequence ATGGAGATTACAAGCGCTGAATTTGTCATTAGTAATACAGATGTGAAAAAATGTCCCCCCGGGATATTCCCTGAATACGCCTTTATCGGACGTTCCAACGTTGGAAAATCCAGCCTCATCAATATGCTGACAGGGCGTAAAGGACTTGCCATGACTTCCGCCACTCCGGGAAAGACTATGCTCATCAATCATTTCCTTATTAACAAAAGCTGGTACATCGTCGATCTACCTGGCTATGGTTATGCCAGACGCGGACAAAAAGGAAAATCACAAATACAGCGTATCATCGAAGATTATATTCTGGAACGTGAACAGATGACCAATCTCTTCCTGCTTATCGACTCACGGCTTGAACCACAAGTCATCGATATCGAATTCATGGGATGGCTGGGCGAGCACGGAGTACCTTTCTCCATTGTCTTTACCAAAGGGGATAAGCTGAAAGGCGGCAGGCTGAACACCAATATCCAGCAGTATCTGAAAAAACTAAAAGAGCAATGGGAAGAACTTCCCCCTTATTTTGTGACCTCTTCTGAGAACAGAATGGGCAAAAAAGAGTTATTAGATTATATCGAGAGCATTAATAAAGAATTGAATACCAAATAA
- a CDS encoding glycosyltransferase family 2 protein, which produces MKFSVVIVNYNVKYYLEQCLCSLYKAIDNLSAEIFVVDNASVDDSEAYLTERFPRITYIYNKENVGFARANNQAIRQAKGEYVLLLNPDTVLPERTLEEALLFMDAHPRAGAAGVKMLTDDGRFLRESKRGYPTLAATFGKLSGLGKLFPRSKGLGGYYCNALDADAIHRVEVLAGAFMLLRRSALEKSGLLDEDFFMYGEDIDLSCRIEEAGYENYYLPYPILHYKGESTSKDTYHHVRVFCGAMDIFFRKHGKRYGLLGHWIVRIGIHLQMYIRLLMLSLRRIFSFPGKKAKVPFLKGQAFPRFLVFGEEATIHSLRGLFKRNGLIGKHHFVVANEASAADGHASPFISLKGFTHVVYDCRAFSFSTIIRLLSRHRKMGLRLGIYNPESRVLVTPEKCYL; this is translated from the coding sequence ATGAAATTCTCTGTTGTCATAGTCAATTACAATGTAAAGTATTATCTGGAACAGTGCCTCTGTTCCTTATACAAGGCTATTGACAATCTTTCAGCCGAAATTTTTGTAGTGGATAATGCGTCCGTCGATGATTCGGAGGCATACCTTACCGAACGCTTCCCGCGTATTACCTATATATATAATAAGGAGAATGTTGGTTTTGCCCGTGCTAACAACCAGGCCATTCGTCAAGCGAAGGGAGAATACGTGCTGTTGCTGAATCCTGATACAGTATTGCCGGAGCGGACTTTGGAAGAAGCGCTTCTGTTTATGGACGCTCATCCCCGTGCTGGAGCCGCCGGTGTGAAAATGCTGACGGATGACGGACGTTTTCTGCGGGAATCAAAGCGTGGATATCCTACTTTGGCAGCCACTTTTGGTAAACTGTCCGGCTTGGGAAAACTTTTCCCCCGTTCCAAAGGTTTAGGCGGGTATTATTGTAATGCCTTGGATGCGGATGCCATTCACCGGGTGGAAGTATTGGCAGGTGCATTCATGTTGCTGCGCCGTTCTGCATTGGAAAAATCCGGATTACTGGATGAAGACTTCTTTATGTATGGTGAAGATATAGATTTGTCCTGCCGGATTGAGGAGGCGGGATATGAAAATTACTACTTGCCTTATCCTATATTGCATTATAAGGGAGAAAGTACATCGAAAGATACCTATCACCATGTGCGTGTATTTTGTGGAGCAATGGATATTTTCTTTCGCAAGCATGGTAAACGTTATGGGCTCTTGGGGCATTGGATTGTCCGGATCGGTATCCATTTACAGATGTATATTCGTTTGCTGATGCTTTCTTTGAGACGTATATTCAGTTTCCCGGGGAAAAAAGCGAAAGTTCCCTTCCTTAAAGGACAAGCTTTCCCTCGTTTTCTTGTTTTCGGTGAAGAAGCCACTATTCATAGTTTGCGTGGACTTTTCAAACGTAACGGGCTGATCGGAAAGCATCATTTCGTTGTAGCGAACGAAGCATCTGCCGCTGATGGACATGCCAGTCCATTCATTTCGCTGAAAGGTTTCACGCATGTGGTGTATGATTGCCGTGCCTTTTCTTTTTCTACAATTATCCGCTTGCTGTCCCGCCATCGGAAAATGGGATTGCGTCTCGGAATTTATAATCCGGAAAGTCGCGTACTGGTGACTCCCGAAAAATGTTATCTCTGA
- a CDS encoding GNAT family N-acetyltransferase: MKHIYFVNERIRLRAMEPEDLELICEMENDPQQWDISNFTVPYSRYVMKQYMENSQCDMFSDKQLRMMVVRLEDHATIGTIDITDFSPMHARGEVGIVIRKEFRGAGYAKDALTLLCDYAFDFLRMKQLVVHIATDNEASMRLFASCGFVQCGLLKDWLCVEGYFKDVALLQCIRAD, encoded by the coding sequence ATGAAACATATTTATTTTGTAAACGAACGTATTCGCCTTCGTGCTATGGAACCGGAGGATCTGGAACTGATTTGTGAAATGGAAAACGATCCGCAACAGTGGGATATCAGTAACTTCACCGTACCCTATTCACGCTATGTGATGAAGCAATATATGGAGAATTCACAATGCGATATGTTTTCCGATAAGCAGCTACGTATGATGGTGGTGCGCCTTGAAGATCATGCTACGATAGGAACGATTGATATTACAGACTTTTCTCCGATGCATGCACGCGGAGAAGTGGGTATCGTTATCCGGAAAGAGTTTCGTGGTGCAGGCTATGCCAAAGATGCATTGACGCTACTTTGTGACTATGCTTTCGACTTTCTGCGTATGAAACAGTTGGTTGTTCATATTGCCACGGATAATGAGGCGAGCATGCGTTTGTTCGCCTCTTGCGGCTTTGTTCAGTGTGGGTTGTTAAAAGATTGGCTGTGTGTAGAAGGTTATTTCAAAGATGTTGCATTATTGCAGTGCATCCGGGCTGATTAG
- the recR gene encoding recombination mediator RecR has protein sequence MNGQFSSILLEKAVSEFAKLPGVGRKTAMRLVLHLLRQDTAVVEAFGNAIVTLKHEVKYCKVCHNISDTETCRICANPQRDASTVCVVENIRDVMAVEATQQFRGLYHVLGGVISPMDGVGPGDLQIESLVRRVAAGVIKEVILALSTTMEGDTTNFYIYRKLEKMGVKLSVIARGISVGDELEYADEVTLGRSIVNRTLFTGTN, from the coding sequence ATGAACGGACAATTTTCCTCGATATTATTGGAGAAGGCGGTGAGCGAGTTTGCCAAACTGCCAGGAGTGGGGCGGAAGACGGCTATGCGCCTGGTACTACACCTTCTGAGACAAGATACGGCAGTGGTAGAAGCCTTTGGTAACGCTATTGTTACACTGAAGCATGAAGTGAAATATTGCAAGGTTTGCCACAATATTTCAGATACGGAAACTTGCCGTATTTGTGCCAATCCGCAGCGGGATGCATCTACGGTTTGTGTTGTAGAGAATATCCGCGATGTCATGGCGGTAGAAGCGACGCAACAATTCCGTGGACTATATCACGTCTTGGGTGGTGTTATTTCACCAATGGACGGGGTAGGTCCGGGTGACTTGCAGATAGAAAGTCTTGTGCGGCGTGTGGCTGCCGGTGTAATCAAGGAGGTGATCCTGGCACTCAGCACTACGATGGAAGGTGACACAACTAACTTCTATATTTATCGTAAGCTTGAAAAGATGGGGGTAAAGCTAAGTGTGATTGCCCGTGGCATTTCGGTGGGCGATGAGTTGGAATATGCGGACGAAGTCACTCTGGGACGTAGTATTGTAAACCGGACGCTTTTTACGGGAACGAATTAA
- a CDS encoding DUF4923 family protein translates to MKKSVFSLAFIATLLLVSANSRAQSLKDLFNKENVEKVVSAVTGKNTVDMTGTWSYTGAAIEFESDNLLMKAGGAVAATTAEAKLNEQLSKVGIKPGQMSFTFNADSTFNAKLGAKTLKGTYVYDATEKHVTMKFVRLINMNAKVNCTSGSMDLLFESDKLLKLITFLSSKSSNATLKTISSLASSYDGMMLGFSLEKKE, encoded by the coding sequence ATGAAAAAGAGTGTATTTTCACTGGCATTTATTGCCACCTTACTTCTTGTGTCGGCCAATAGCCGGGCACAATCGCTAAAAGATTTATTCAACAAAGAAAATGTAGAAAAAGTAGTCAGCGCTGTTACAGGCAAGAATACTGTTGATATGACAGGTACATGGTCGTATACCGGTGCTGCTATCGAATTCGAATCAGACAACCTGTTGATGAAAGCCGGTGGAGCCGTTGCCGCTACCACTGCCGAAGCCAAACTCAATGAGCAACTGAGCAAAGTGGGTATCAAACCCGGACAAATGAGTTTTACCTTCAATGCCGACAGCACTTTCAACGCTAAACTGGGAGCCAAAACTCTGAAGGGGACTTATGTATATGACGCCACCGAAAAGCATGTAACCATGAAGTTCGTCAGACTGATAAACATGAATGCCAAAGTTAACTGTACATCCGGCAGCATGGATTTACTGTTTGAATCAGATAAACTACTAAAGCTAATCACTTTCCTTTCCAGCAAGAGCAGCAATGCAACGCTGAAAACAATCAGTTCACTGGCAAGTAGCTACGACGGCATGATGTTAGGTTTCTCACTTGAGAAGAAAGAATAA
- the nspC gene encoding carboxynorspermidine decarboxylase, which translates to MIDFNCFPSPCYIMDEELLRKNLTLIKNVADRAGVEIILAFKSFAMWRSFPIFREYIEHSTASSVYEARLALEEFGSKAHTYSPAYTEADFPEIMRCSSHITFNSLSQFCRFYPKVVKEGSGISCGIRINPEYSEVETELYNPCAPGTRFGMTADLLTEVLPQGIEGFHCHCHCESSSYELERTLMHLEEKFSRWFPQIKWLNLGGGHLMTRKDYDVEHLIELLKDLRARHPHLRIILEPGSAFTWQTGVLVSEVVDIVESRGIRTAILNVSFTCHMPDCLEMPYQPAVRGAEMGNNGGCHVYRLGGNSCLSGDYMGDWSFDHELQIGERIVFEDMIHYTMVKTNMFNGIHHPAIAMWTKERKADIFKQFSYEDYRDRMS; encoded by the coding sequence ATGATAGATTTCAATTGTTTCCCTTCTCCGTGCTATATCATGGATGAAGAATTGCTGAGAAAAAACCTCACCCTTATAAAAAATGTTGCTGACCGTGCCGGAGTAGAGATTATCCTGGCATTTAAGTCTTTTGCCATGTGGCGCTCGTTTCCCATATTTAGGGAATACATAGAGCATTCTACAGCAAGTTCGGTTTACGAGGCACGTCTGGCACTGGAAGAATTCGGCAGTAAGGCGCATACTTATTCTCCCGCTTATACGGAAGCTGATTTTCCTGAAATCATGCGTTGTAGTAGTCATATAACTTTTAATTCTTTGTCGCAGTTCTGTCGTTTCTATCCAAAGGTAGTGAAAGAGGGGAGTGGCATTTCTTGCGGTATTCGTATCAATCCGGAATATTCCGAAGTGGAAACGGAACTTTATAATCCCTGTGCTCCCGGCACCCGTTTCGGTATGACGGCGGATTTATTGACTGAGGTCCTGCCGCAAGGTATTGAAGGTTTCCACTGTCATTGTCATTGCGAATCTTCATCTTATGAACTGGAACGGACATTAATGCATCTGGAAGAAAAATTCTCTCGTTGGTTTCCGCAAATCAAGTGGTTGAATCTGGGAGGTGGTCATCTGATGACGCGTAAAGATTATGACGTGGAGCATCTTATTGAACTGCTGAAAGATTTGCGTGCCCGTCATCCTCATTTGCGTATTATCCTTGAACCTGGTTCTGCCTTTACTTGGCAAACCGGCGTATTGGTTTCTGAAGTAGTAGATATTGTAGAAAGTCGTGGTATCCGTACTGCCATTCTTAATGTGAGTTTTACCTGTCATATGCCCGACTGTCTTGAAATGCCTTACCAGCCTGCCGTACGTGGCGCTGAGATGGGAAATAATGGTGGTTGTCATGTGTATCGCCTGGGTGGAAATTCATGTTTGAGTGGTGACTATATGGGCGACTGGAGCTTCGACCATGAATTGCAAATCGGAGAACGTATTGTTTTCGAAGACATGATACATTATACTATGGTGAAAACAAATATGTTCAATGGAATTCACCATCCTGCTATCGCTATGTGGACCAAAGAGAGGAAAGCTGATATTTTCAAGCAATTTTCTTACGAAGATTATCGCGACAGAATGAGTTGA